One Actinomycetota bacterium DNA window includes the following coding sequences:
- a CDS encoding cold-shock protein, translating to MPEGTVKWFSNEKGYGFIARNGGDDVFVHFSAIQSDGYKTLNEGQAVEFEITDGPKGPQASNVRPLA from the coding sequence TTGCCCGAAGGCACCGTCAAGTGGTTCAGCAACGAGAAGGGCTACGGCTTCATCGCCCGCAACGGCGGTGACGACGTCTTCGTCCACTTCTCGGCCATCCAGAGCGACGGCTACAAGACCCTCAACGAGGGCCAGGCCGTCGAGTTCGAGATCACCGACGGGCCCAAGGGCCCACAGGCCTCGAACGTGCGGCCGCTTGCGTAA
- a CDS encoding DUF1844 domain-containing protein: MSEQDLTPDQLEQLREQLASVAAGDVVAEAALSLIALAYVRLGIPPEQHARFRDLDQARLLVDALGGLLSATEGRLGAPEAGLRDALANLRMAYAETAGGGAPRTPPETEPQTGPEESEILRPPSGLWVPGQD, encoded by the coding sequence ATGTCGGAGCAGGACCTGACCCCCGACCAGCTCGAGCAGCTGCGCGAGCAGCTCGCCTCGGTGGCGGCGGGCGACGTGGTCGCCGAGGCGGCCCTCTCGCTGATCGCGCTGGCCTATGTCCGCCTCGGCATCCCGCCCGAGCAGCACGCCCGCTTCCGCGACCTGGACCAGGCCCGGCTGCTGGTGGACGCGCTCGGCGGCCTGCTGTCGGCCACCGAGGGGCGCCTGGGCGCCCCCGAGGCGGGCCTGCGCGACGCCCTGGCCAACCTGCGCATGGCCTACGCCGAGACTGCGGGGGGCGGCGCCCCCCGCACGCCCCCCGAGACCGAACCCCAAACCGGGCCCGAGGAGTCGGAGATCCTGCGGCCGCCCAGCGGGCTGTGGGTGCCCGGTCAGGACTGA
- the infC gene encoding translation initiation factor IF-3, which produces MSVEPRINDRIRTPQVRVVGADGEQLGVMDTQAALRMASQQDLDMVEVAPMARPPVVKLMDYSKFKYEQAIKAKEARRKQNLVALKEMKMRPKIDPHDYQTKKGHVERFLKQGHKVKVTIMFRGREMAHTELGRRLLERLATDLVEIAQVDSPARQDGRNMITVFSPRKTQGGAKGAPPAAGRAAPVRTP; this is translated from the coding sequence ATCAGCGTAGAACCCAGGATCAACGACCGGATCCGGACCCCCCAGGTCCGGGTGGTCGGCGCCGACGGCGAGCAGCTCGGGGTGATGGACACCCAGGCCGCGCTGCGGATGGCCAGCCAGCAGGACCTCGACATGGTCGAGGTCGCCCCGATGGCCCGCCCGCCGGTGGTGAAGCTGATGGACTACTCGAAGTTCAAGTACGAGCAGGCCATCAAGGCGAAGGAAGCCAGGCGCAAGCAGAACCTGGTGGCCCTCAAAGAGATGAAGATGCGGCCCAAGATCGACCCGCACGACTACCAGACCAAAAAGGGTCACGTCGAGCGGTTCCTCAAGCAGGGCCACAAGGTCAAGGTCACCATCATGTTCCGCGGCCGCGAGATGGCCCACACCGAGCTCGGGCGGCGGCTGCTGGAGCGGCTGGCCACCGACCTCGTCGAGATCGCCCAGGTCGACAGCCCGGCCCGCCAGGACGGGCGCAACATGATCACGGTGTTCTCGCCCCGCAAGACCCAGGGTGGCGCCAAGGGCGCGCCACCGGCCGCCGGGAGGGCCGCGCCCGTCCGGACGCCATAA
- the rpmI gene encoding 50S ribosomal protein L35 encodes MPKMKSHRGATRRFRVTKTGKLVRRQTRLNHMLEKKTPAHKRRLGREVQVAAGDRRSVRRMLGL; translated from the coding sequence GTGCCCAAGATGAAGAGCCACCGGGGCGCCACACGGCGCTTCCGGGTGACCAAGACCGGCAAGCTGGTCCGCCGGCAGACCCGGCTGAACCACATGCTCGAGAAGAAGACCCCCGCCCACAAGCGCCGGCTCGGCCGCGAGGTCCAGGTGGCCGCCGGCGACCGCCGCAGCGTCCGCCGGATGCTCGGCCTGTAG
- the rplT gene encoding 50S ribosomal protein L20: MARVKRAVHGAKAKRTTMELAKGYRGSRGRHYRAANEQVMHALRYAYRDRRARKGDFRALWIARINAAARAEGMTYNRFISGLRQAGIQVDRKVLADIAVTDPRTFASLVTSAREGLNGAGGGSGKA, encoded by the coding sequence ATGGCAAGAGTCAAGCGGGCCGTCCACGGCGCCAAGGCCAAGCGCACCACCATGGAGCTGGCCAAGGGCTACCGCGGCAGCCGTGGACGCCACTACCGGGCCGCCAACGAGCAGGTCATGCACGCCCTGCGCTACGCCTACCGGGACCGCCGGGCGCGCAAGGGCGACTTCCGGGCCCTGTGGATCGCCCGGATCAACGCCGCCGCCCGGGCCGAGGGCATGACCTACAACCGGTTCATCTCCGGCCTCCGCCAGGCCGGCATCCAGGTCGACCGCAAGGTCCTGGCCGACATCGCGGTCACCGACCCGCGCACCTTCGCCAGCCTGGTCACGAGCGCCCGCGAGGGCCTGAACGGCGCCGGCGGCGGCAGCGGCAAGGCCTGA
- a CDS encoding RNA methyltransferase, producing the protein MDVITSPSNPAVRAARKLARPSSRARAGGRFLLEGPEGIRAALEAGHVPGSLLATERAAARHAGLVNLARQRGAQVTLVAEPVLAGMAATTTPQGLVAVLPSVLRPLEALPPSPRLVCVLAEVRDPGNAGTVLRAADAFGADAVVTTAGSVDPESPKAVRAAAGSLFHLPVVAGVPWPALSTALRDRGLRLVGADPHAAATLDQAPLDEPVALVLGNEAHGLPAEVERDLDLVVRVPLAGRAESLNLAAAAAVLLYETARRQREAADGR; encoded by the coding sequence ATGGACGTGATCACCAGCCCCAGCAACCCCGCGGTGCGGGCGGCGCGCAAGCTCGCCCGGCCGTCGTCGCGGGCCCGGGCCGGCGGTCGCTTCCTGCTCGAGGGGCCGGAGGGGATCCGGGCGGCCCTTGAGGCCGGCCACGTCCCCGGCAGCCTGCTGGCCACCGAGCGGGCCGCCGCCCGCCACGCCGGCCTGGTCAACCTGGCCCGCCAGCGCGGCGCCCAGGTCACCCTGGTGGCCGAGCCGGTGCTGGCCGGCATGGCCGCCACCACCACCCCCCAGGGCCTGGTCGCGGTGCTGCCCAGCGTGCTCCGGCCGCTGGAGGCCCTGCCGCCGTCCCCGCGCCTGGTCTGCGTCCTGGCCGAGGTACGCGACCCGGGCAACGCCGGCACCGTGCTGCGCGCGGCCGACGCCTTCGGCGCCGACGCCGTCGTCACCACCGCCGGGTCGGTCGACCCGGAGAGCCCCAAGGCGGTCCGGGCCGCCGCCGGCAGCCTGTTCCACCTGCCCGTGGTCGCCGGGGTGCCGTGGCCGGCGCTGTCGACGGCCCTGCGCGACCGGGGCCTGCGCCTGGTCGGCGCCGACCCCCACGCGGCCGCCACCCTCGACCAGGCGCCGCTGGACGAGCCCGTCGCCCTGGTCCTCGGCAACGAGGCCCACGGCCTCCCCGCCGAGGTGGAGCGCGACCTCGACCTGGTCGTCCGGGTCCCCCTGGCCGGCCGGGCCGAGAGCCTCAACCTGGCCGCCGCCGCGGCCGTCCTGCTGTACGAGACGGCGCGCCGGCAGCGGGAGGCCGCCGATGGCCGATAG
- a CDS encoding ATP-binding protein, with translation MADSEAYLEALPDAVVVVDAEGRVAYANAAAERLARAGRDELAGRPLDDAVPLRDGAGNPWWTCTERLRRLPGVRRVPVRELHLVAGGEPVPVDLTASFQRDAAGRVVQAVCVLRDASARNRGDSQRGELISTLAHELRSPLTSVKGFTSTLLHRWERFSDEQKRQMLATVNMDADRVTRLIGELLDVSRIDAGRLELRRKEFDLAAMAEGIVGRFDLQHDGHSFQITFPDDFPRVYADPDKIEQVLTNLVENAVKYSDGGPVTVTGRATETEVEVAVHDQGVGVPTGELPLIFTKFYRRAGSGAPSGTGLGLFIARGLVEAHDGRIWAASAPGQGTTLRFRLPRGGLELAGIT, from the coding sequence ATGGCCGATAGCGAGGCCTACCTGGAGGCCCTGCCCGACGCCGTCGTGGTGGTCGACGCCGAGGGCCGGGTCGCCTACGCCAACGCGGCCGCCGAGCGCCTGGCCAGGGCCGGCCGGGACGAGCTGGCCGGCCGCCCCCTCGACGACGCCGTGCCCCTGCGCGACGGCGCCGGCAACCCCTGGTGGACCTGCACGGAGCGGCTGCGCCGCCTCCCCGGGGTCCGGCGGGTCCCGGTGCGCGAGCTCCACCTGGTCGCCGGCGGCGAGCCGGTCCCGGTCGACCTCACGGCCAGCTTCCAGCGCGACGCCGCCGGCCGGGTCGTCCAGGCCGTCTGCGTGCTCCGGGACGCCTCGGCCCGCAACCGGGGCGACAGCCAGCGGGGCGAGCTCATCTCCACCCTCGCCCACGAGCTGCGCTCCCCCCTGACCAGCGTCAAGGGCTTCACCTCGACCCTGCTGCACCGCTGGGAGCGCTTCAGCGACGAGCAGAAGCGCCAGATGCTGGCCACCGTCAACATGGACGCCGACCGGGTCACCCGGCTCATCGGGGAGCTGCTGGACGTCTCCCGCATCGACGCCGGCCGCCTGGAGCTGCGGCGCAAGGAGTTCGACCTGGCCGCCATGGCCGAGGGCATCGTCGGCCGCTTCGACCTCCAGCACGACGGCCACAGCTTCCAAATCACGTTCCCGGACGACTTCCCGCGCGTCTATGCTGACCCCGACAAGATCGAGCAGGTGCTGACCAACCTGGTGGAGAACGCGGTGAAGTACTCCGACGGCGGGCCGGTGACGGTGACCGGGCGGGCGACCGAAACCGAGGTCGAGGTCGCCGTGCACGACCAGGGGGTTGGCGTCCCCACCGGGGAGCTGCCGCTGATCTTCACCAAGTTCTACCGGCGGGCCGGCTCCGGGGCGCCCAGCGGCACCGGGCTCGGCCTGTTCATCGCCCGCGGCCTGGTCGAGGCCCACGATGGCCGCATCTGGGCCGCCTCGGCCCCCGGCCAGGGCACCACCCTGCGATTTCGTCTGCCCCGCGGGGGCCTGGAGCTGGCCGGCATCACCTAG